TCCCGCCGTTGCCATGACCGACCGCCGCATTCCACAGATTTCCTCGCGAAAACAGCCCAAACAGGCTCGCTCCAACGACCTCGTCGCGGCGATCCTCGAGGCGGCCACTCAGGTTCTGGTGAAGGAAGGCGCGCCACGCTTCACGACCGCACGCGTCGCGGAGAAGGCCGGAGTGAGCGTCGGCTCGATCTACCAATACTTTCCGAACAAGGCGGCCATCCTGTTCCGCCTGCAGCGCGACGAATGGCAAAGCACGTCGCGGATGCTTTGCGACATCATCCGGGACGCGAGCACGCCCCCGATGCACCGCCTGCGCACGCTCGTGCATGCCTTCGTTCGCTCGGAGTGCGCGGAGGCGGAAATGCGCACCGCGCTCCAGGACGCCGCGCCGCTGTACCGCGACGCGCCGGAAGCCAAGCATGCACACGACGAGGGCTACGAAGCCTTCGGCGACTTCATGGGCGAGGTGCTGCCTCGCCTGCCGATCGAGACGCGCACCTTGGCGGGCGATCTCGTCATGAATACGTTGAGCGCCGTGGGCAAGGCGTTTTCGGACAGCCGCCGCACCGACGCGGAAATCACCGCCTACGCCGACGCCATGGCCGACATGGTGTGCGCGTATATCGACGGCCTTCGCCGAGCCGCGGAGGGATGACGCATCGTCTCGATGCGCAACACCCGCCTGCCGAGCTGATCAGCGCTTCGGCGATCCCAGCCGCCAGGTGCGCAGCACTTCATGGCGGGAAAGGCCGATGTAGCTCTTGACTAGCGCGAACTCCGTCGCGGCGAAGCGCACCGGTTCGATGGGCGTCCGCGGGAGGCGGTGACGGGGGTCGTAGCACAGGGTCATGTGAGGCTCGTAAGCCCGCGAAGGAGAGAAGCCCCGGTCCGCCATCGCCATGGCCAAATCCGTGCGCAGCGCTCGAACATCGTCCAGTCCTTCCCCGCCGAGCAGCACGCAAGGACCGCTCGGCGCGGAAAACGTCATGATGGCGTCGAACCGGGCTTCGATGGCGGGCATGCGGATCGTATCGGCCGCACGACAGGCCGACTCCACCGTGGCGTCGTCGACGTCGTGGCCGACCAGTTCAAGGGTGATGTGCAGCCGATCGGGGGCGATCCTTTTACCCGACACGCCGGTTTCTCCAAGCAGGGCCTTGGCAATGGCATCGATGCGCAAGGCATCTTCGACGGTAGGCCGCAAGGCGAAAAACCATGTGTGGGTAGGTTGCGCAGCGGACTTGTCCGGCCGCTGCGTACTCGGGACACGGGGGGACGGATCGCCGAAGAGGCCTTGCTGACTCATCTGAATCGCTCGAACGGAAGGGCGTTACTTTACCGCGATACCCTTCAAAGCCACGCCGTCGTACCGTCGGCTTCATGACGTGGCCCGTGCACGGGTGCATGATGGCCAATGAATCCGTGACGTCAGGAGAGTTCCGCATGGCCGAGCTGATCCTCACCACCCTCGACTGGGTGCCCGACATGCCTCGCGGCTACGTGCGCGACATACGCGTGCGCTGGGCGCTCGAAGAAGCCGGGTTTTCCTATCGCGTGGAGGGCACGCCGCTGGAGGTCAAGACACCGGAGCACTATATCCACCAGCCCTTCGGCCAGGTGCCATGGCTGCAGGATGGCGACGTGACGCTCTTCGAAAGCGGCGCGATCCTCGATTATCTCGGGAGCAAGAGCGAAGCCCTGCTTCCCTCCGATCCGAAGGAGCGCGATCAGGCCAAAGTGTGGATGTACGCCGCCCTCAATTCGGTCGAGGCGGCCAGCCTGCCGTGGGCCTTCTTCAAGTTCATGAAAGACGACTCTCCAGGCCCGGGGCGCCAGTGGCTGGACGACTTCGTCGCCATCCGTCTCCACAACCTGGAACGCGTGCTCACGCAGCGCGAATGGCTCGTGGACTCCTTTTCGGTAGCCGACATCCTGATGGCCGACGTGTTGCGGTTGATCGACCGGTTCGGTGGCCTCGAGAACTATCCGGCGTGTGCCGGATATCTCGCTCGAGCGACGGCCCGTCCCGCTTTCGCGAAGGCGTTCGACGACCAGATCGCGTTCTTCGCCGCCGCCGACGAAAGGCGCGGCAAGGCGGGTTAGTCGACTGGAGCCGCCATGCGTCGCACCGACCGCCGGTGCGGCGGATACCCGCAGTCCGCCATCGAGCCCGGCATCAGGCCACGCCGAGCTTCCCGCGCTCTCCGTCATGCGGCGTGGATCCCGCCGGCAGGAACTCGGCCAGGTCCTCGTACTCGAAATACGGCCGGATCTCGATCTTGCTCGGTCCCGGCATCGGATTGGGACAACGTTTCGCCCAGGCCACCGCCTCGTCCATGTCCTTGACGTTCCAGATCCAGAAACCGGCGACCAGCTCGCGGGTCTCGGCGAACGGTCCATCGATCACCGTGCGACTGGCACCGTCGAAGGCGACGCGCTTGCCGTTGACGCTGGGTTTGAGGCCCGCAGCCGCCACCATGACGCCGGCCTCGACCAGCTCGTCGTTGTAACGGTCCATCGCCTCGAACATCTCGGGGGCGGGGGGCGCGCCGGCTTCGCTTTCCGGGGTAGCCAATACGAACACCATGACTCTCATCGTCTGTCTCCTGTGGGCGGGCCGATTCGGCCTTTCATGAGGACGTCGAACGAGTCTGTCGGAAATCGACATGGCTGAGGGAAAAAACCGAGGCCCACGCCCAGAGACACGTGAACAAATACTGTACTTATTGGTTTACTTTTTCGCGCGCCTGCCCTAGGCTCGAAGGTGTTGTTGTCACCATTGCCGGGAATTTCAAGCGTGACCACCCTGACGGCCCAAGCCCCGAACTACGTCGATTCGCCGCAGTACCGCGACGGTCGCTTCCATAATCCCGTTCCGCGCCCTTCCATGGGTTGGTGGAAGGGGTTCAAGCTCACGCTCTCCTTCTTCTTCGCCAAACCGAAGGGTACGGTTCCCGATCGCCCCATCCCCGTGCGCCCGCTCACGCGCGCGCAATTGGACGCGGCACCCGATCGCAGCCTCTATCGGCTCGGGCATTCGACCGTGCTGGTGAAGTTGCGCGGGCAGTTCTGGCTCACCGATCCGGTGTTCTCGGAGCGGGCGTCGCCGGTCCAATGGGCGGGTCCGGCACGTTTCCACGCGGCGCCGATCGCCCTCGACGAGTTGCCCCCGCTGGCCGGTGTCATCCTTTCGCATAACCATTACGATCACCTCGATCGCGACGCGGTCATTCGCCTGGCCATCAAGACCGACCGTTTCATCGCTCCGTTGGGCGTCGGCGACCAGCTCGTCGCATGGGGTATCGATCCCGATAAGGTGGAACAACGCGACTGGTGGCAATCGCTCGACTTCGAGGGGCTTCGGCTCACCGCTACGCCGGCCCAGCATTTCTCGGGCCGCGGGCTGAACGACGGCGATAGCAGCCTCTGGGCTTCGTGGGTCATACAGGACGGCGACTTCCGCCTGTTCTTCAGCGGCGACTCGGGGTACTTCGACGGTTTCAAGGCCATCGGCAAGGCGTTCGGTCCGTTCGATGTCACGCTCATGGAAACCGGGGCATACGACCCGCGCTGGGCGTTCGTGCACATGCAGCCGGAAGAAACCCTGCAGGCCCATCTCGACTTGCGCGGACGTTGGTTGCTGCCGATCCACAACGGTACGTTCGACCTGGCCATGCACGTGTGGCAGGAGCCGTTCGAGCGCATCGCCTCGCTGGCGGCCCAGCAAGGTGTTTCCCTTGCGACACCCGAAATGGGTGAGTGGCTGGATTTGAATGCTCCCCATGCGGGATCCGCCTGGTGGCGCTAGTCCCGCGTTATCCGTTCGTCGAAACCTTCAACGCCTCCGTCAACGCCAAGGCGTTGGGCACGGCCGCACCGCGAGCGGTATTGTCGAAGATGCACCAGACGTCGACACCCGCGTTCCGGGCGTCGAGCGCCCGAGTGGCCAGGGTTTCGATGAACCCCTCGTCGTAGGCCGAGTAGTAGATCTCCGGCGATCCGTGCAGTCGCACGTAAAGCGTTTTCGGATCGCCGGCCGGCTCGGCGCCGGCGATCGGCGGGGGATCCGCCAAGACGGCGGCGATGCGCGCCTTCGTCAGGGTTTCCGTAGCCTCTTCGGTGAACCAGGTCGCGTGCCGCGGCTCGCATACGACGCGTAAAGCCGTCAGGCGCCGCAAGGAGGCGAAGAACGTTTCCGCCGACGCTTTGTCGAACGTCAGACTGGGCGGCAACTGCAGCAGCAGGCAGCCCAGTTTGTCGCCCAGCGCTCCGGCTTCTTCCATGAAGCGTTCGAGTGCGTCGTCCGCGTCGCGCAACCTGAGCTCGTGCGAGATCGTCTTCGGCATCTTCACCGCGAACCGGAACGCGTCGGGCACGCTGGCGGCCCAGCGCGCGTACGTCTTCGGCTGGTGCGGGCGATAGAACGAGGTGTTGATTTCCACCGCATCGAACACCCGGGCGTACCGTTCGAGGTGACTGCCCTGCCCTTCGAACAGGGCAGCCACCTTCGACGACAGGCTCCAACCGGCACAGCCGATGCGTATGGGCCGCAGCTTTTTTTCTTCGATCCTGGTCACGGCGATGACTGTGAACCGACGTGGTCGAAGCCTTCGTGAAAAGCCTTTTCGCGTCAGCTGCCGTAGTCCATGCGTTCCAGGTCCGATAGCAGGGTCGGCCCGTTCGGGGTCCACCCAAGCCGCCGACGCGTCAGGGCGCTGGAAGCGGGCATGTCCACGCCGGCGAAAATGCCCATCCAACCGAAGTGGTCCCGCGCCTCTTCCTCCGACAGGGAAACCACGGGCAGACCGAGGCCGGCACCCACCACGCGCGCGATGTCACGTATCTCCACGCCCTCTTCCGCCACCGCATGATGACGCGCGCCCGGCTCCGCTTTTTCCAGGGCCAGGCGATAGAGGCGAGCGACATCGTCGACCGGCGCTGCCGGCCAGCGGTTGCGGCCCTCGCCGATATAGCCGACGCGCCCCTTCTGCCTCGACAGTTCGATGAAGGGCGTGATCAGGCCCTGCCTCACGGTGTCGTGCACCTGCGGCAGGCGAACCACCGACACGTTCACCCCGTCGTCCAGCAACGCCTGCCCGGCGATTTCCGTGAGTCTGCGCGGGTTGGGATGATCGGGATTGAACACATCTTCCGTCGCGGGCTGACCGGGCGCGGCCTGGCCCATGCCGGTGCCCGAAGTGATCAACAACGGACGTTGCGACCCTTTCAGAACGGCCCCGAGCGATTCGATGACCCGCCGGTCTTTCTCGCAGTTGGCGACGAAGTTCGAGAAATCGTGATCGAAGGCCGCATGAAGCACGGCGTCGGCATCCTCGGCACCGGCCTGGATCGACGGCAGGTCTTCGAGCGTCGCCCGGTGAGGCTCCGCTCCCGCCGCGTGCAACGACGCGGCCCCGTCTTCGGAACGGGTCATGCCGATCACCTCGTGGCCGGCCGCCAACAGCTCCGGAACGACGCGCGAACCGATGAAGCCGGTCGCGCCAGTAACGAAAATACGCATGTGGACACTCTCCCATTGAGCTGATGGACGAGTGTCGTGCGCCATGCCAACCTATTAAAGTAGTGACATTATCCTGGTATCGAAACCAACAGGCTTCGCCATGCCCGCCTCGGCCATCCACTCACTGGGTACGTTTCTTCGCGATCGCCGCACACGGCTCGATCCGGCGACGTTCGGTTTCGCGGCGGGCCGGCGGCGCACTCCCGGCCTTCGCCGCGAGGAAGTGGCCCAGCGCGCGAACATCAGTCCCACCTGGTACACATGGCTCGAGCAGGGCCGCGGCGGCGCACCGTCCATCGAGGTGCTGGACCGGCTTGCCGCCGGCCTCATGCTGACCGAACCCGAACGCGAACACATGTTCATGCTGGCGCTAGGGCATCCGCCGGAGCCCCGTTACGTACCGCCGCAAGGCATCACGCCCCGTCTCCAGCGCGTACTGGATGCATTTCCCGTCAGCCCCGGCATCATTCGCACGGCGACCTGGGACGTGGTGGCATGGAACGCCGCCGCCGCGGCCCTGCTGACCGACTACGGCAAGCTTCCACGCGAACAGAGGAACATCCTCCGCCTGATGTTCTCCAGCGAACGCGTGCGGTCCGCGCAGGAAGACTGGATGAGCGTCGCGCGCTTCGTCGTCGCCACCTTCCGCGCGGACGCCGCGCGTGCGGGTGCGAGTGGCGAGATCTCGCAACTGGTCGACGAGCTGTGCCGCACCAGCGAGGTCTTCGCCCGACTCTGGCAGAGCAGCGACGTCACCGGCCATGGCGATGGCCTTAAACGGCTAAGACATCCCGAACTGGGCCTCATCGAACTGGAGTTTTCCACCTTCGCGGTGGAGGGTCGGCCCGATCTCACGATGATGGTGTACAACCCGACGTCGGAGGCCCTTGCCACCGACATCGCCGCGCTGATCGACCAGACGCGCCGAGCCACGGCAGCCTGATTCCCCGACGTCCGCCGAGGGCCGCGGGAAGACCGTCGGCATGCCGCATGGCCACTAATACAGTTTAACTGTACAGTTGAACTGTACTTATGTCAGGATCGGCAGCATGGTCAAGTCGTCACTCCCACCCAAGGCGCCACCGGCCGCCGCCCTCGCCGGCGAATTACGCATTTCGCTGGGAAAACTGGTGCGACGCTTGCGCGAGCAAGCCCATCCGGGCGACTTCACGTCCGCCCAGAAGTCGGTGCTGCTTCGATTGGACCGTGACGGGCCCGCCACGGTGTCCGCCCTGGCCCGTGCGGAGAGTGTCCGCCCGCAGTCCATGCGTATCACCGTGGCCGGACTGGAAGCGATGAAGGCCGTCAGCGGCAAACCCGATCCCGTCGACGGTCGGCAAACCCTCGTCGACCTCACGCCGGGTTTTCGCAAGACCCTCAAGGAAAGCCGGGCCGCCAAGGAAGACTGGCTGGTCCATGCCCTTCAGGCCCGACTGACGCCCCAGGAACAGGGCGAACTCGCCGCGGCGGTGAAGCTGCTGCAGCGCCTCGCCGACTTCTGATGTCCCCGAGTCAGGAAACAACATGCCCCTCACCGCGCTCGACCCGAACACCGCCCTTATCGTCGTCGACCTGCAAAAAGGCATCGTCGACCTTCCCTTCATGCATCCCATCGACGGGGTCGTGGCTCGCTCGCGTGCGTTGATCAACGCGTTTCGCGAACGCGGCCTGCCGGTCGTCCTCGTCAACGTCGCCGGCGTCGCGCCGGGCCGTACCGAGCGGCCGCGTCACAGCGGATCGTTCCCGGCCGGATGGACGGACTTCATTCCCGAACTCGATCGGCAGCCCGGGGATATCGTCGTGACGAAGCGAACCTGGGGCGCGTTCGCCAACACCGACCTCGAGAGCCGGCTGAAAGCACTGGGCGTCACCCAGGTGGTCATCGCCGGCGTCGCTACCGGGACGGGTGTCGAGGCAACCGCGCGTCAGGCGTACGAGCACGGCTTCCATGTCACCCTGGCCCTCGACGCGATGACGGACGCACGTCCCGAAGCGCATGACTACAGCGTCGGGACCGTCTTTCCGAAACTGGGGGAAACGGGCACGACTCAAGGCGTCATCGATCTGCTGGCGAGAGCGAGTACCTGACCATGGCATGGCTTCATCTCGTCTGCTACGTCTTCGGCGGCGCCTTTCTCACGAACGCCGTGCCGCACTTCGTCGCCGGCGTCATGGGCGAACCGTTTCAGAGTCCGTTCGCGAAACCGCCGGGGCAAGGGCTATCCTCATCGACGGTGAACGTGCTTTGGGGATTTCTCAATCTGGTCATCGGCTACGTGCTCGTCTGTCGCATCGGTGACTTCGACTTGAAGCACACGAGCGATGCGATCTCGCTCGGGGTGGGGATGCTGGCCATAGGGTTGCTTTCTGCACGCCTGTTCGGCCGCTTCCACGGCGGCGACAGACCGGAGGATCCGTGAGCGTAGCGACGACGGGGATCTTCCGCTCGCTCAGGAACGTCAACTATCGGATCTGGGCGGCCGGGGCGCTGGTCTCCAATGTCGGCACATGGATGCAACGCACGGCCCAGGATTGGCTGGTGCTTACCCAGCTCACCCATCGCGATGCGTCGGCCGTGGGCGTGGTCATGGCACTCCAGTTCGGGCCACAGCTCCTGCTGCTGCCCTGGACCGGCTTCGCCGCCGACCATTACAACCAGCGCAAGCTCCTGATGGCGACCCAGGCGACGATGGGGATTCTTGCCCTGGCGCTGGGCGTGCTGACCGTCACGGGCGCGGTCCAGCTCTGGCAGGTCGACGTATTCGCTTTTCTATCCGGCTGCGCCTCGGCCTTCGATGCGCCCGTACGCCAGACCTTCGTGACGGAACTGGTCGGCGACGCGGATCTGCCGAACGCGGTCGCGCTCAACTCGACCTCGTTCAACGCGGCACGAATGATCGGGCCGGCGGTGGCCGGTCTGCTCATCGCTTCGGTGGGAACCGGCTGGGCCTTCGTCCTCGACGGAATCAGCTTCGTCGCGGTACTGGCCTCCCTATTCCTGCTGCGCACGTCGAGCCTGC
This window of the Luteibacter aegosomatis genome carries:
- a CDS encoding DUF72 domain-containing protein, with protein sequence MTRIEEKKLRPIRIGCAGWSLSSKVAALFEGQGSHLERYARVFDAVEINTSFYRPHQPKTYARWAASVPDAFRFAVKMPKTISHELRLRDADDALERFMEEAGALGDKLGCLLLQLPPSLTFDKASAETFFASLRRLTALRVVCEPRHATWFTEEATETLTKARIAAVLADPPPIAGAEPAGDPKTLYVRLHGSPEIYYSAYDEGFIETLATRALDARNAGVDVWCIFDNTARGAAVPNALALTEALKVSTNG
- a CDS encoding TetR family transcriptional regulator, with amino-acid sequence MTDRRIPQISSRKQPKQARSNDLVAAILEAATQVLVKEGAPRFTTARVAEKAGVSVGSIYQYFPNKAAILFRLQRDEWQSTSRMLCDIIRDASTPPMHRLRTLVHAFVRSECAEAEMRTALQDAAPLYRDAPEAKHAHDEGYEAFGDFMGEVLPRLPIETRTLAGDLVMNTLSAVGKAFSDSRRTDAEITAYADAMADMVCAYIDGLRRAAEG
- a CDS encoding MBL fold metallo-hydrolase — encoded protein: MTAQAPNYVDSPQYRDGRFHNPVPRPSMGWWKGFKLTLSFFFAKPKGTVPDRPIPVRPLTRAQLDAAPDRSLYRLGHSTVLVKLRGQFWLTDPVFSERASPVQWAGPARFHAAPIALDELPPLAGVILSHNHYDHLDRDAVIRLAIKTDRFIAPLGVGDQLVAWGIDPDKVEQRDWWQSLDFEGLRLTATPAQHFSGRGLNDGDSSLWASWVIQDGDFRLFFSGDSGYFDGFKAIGKAFGPFDVTLMETGAYDPRWAFVHMQPEETLQAHLDLRGRWLLPIHNGTFDLAMHVWQEPFERIASLAAQQGVSLATPEMGEWLDLNAPHAGSAWWR
- a CDS encoding MarR family winged helix-turn-helix transcriptional regulator, whose amino-acid sequence is MVKSSLPPKAPPAAALAGELRISLGKLVRRLREQAHPGDFTSAQKSVLLRLDRDGPATVSALARAESVRPQSMRITVAGLEAMKAVSGKPDPVDGRQTLVDLTPGFRKTLKESRAAKEDWLVHALQARLTPQEQGELAAAVKLLQRLADF
- a CDS encoding glutathione S-transferase family protein translates to MAELILTTLDWVPDMPRGYVRDIRVRWALEEAGFSYRVEGTPLEVKTPEHYIHQPFGQVPWLQDGDVTLFESGAILDYLGSKSEALLPSDPKERDQAKVWMYAALNSVEAASLPWAFFKFMKDDSPGPGRQWLDDFVAIRLHNLERVLTQREWLVDSFSVADILMADVLRLIDRFGGLENYPACAGYLARATARPAFAKAFDDQIAFFAAADERRGKAG
- a CDS encoding helix-turn-helix transcriptional regulator, which translates into the protein MPASAIHSLGTFLRDRRTRLDPATFGFAAGRRRTPGLRREEVAQRANISPTWYTWLEQGRGGAPSIEVLDRLAAGLMLTEPEREHMFMLALGHPPEPRYVPPQGITPRLQRVLDAFPVSPGIIRTATWDVVAWNAAAAALLTDYGKLPREQRNILRLMFSSERVRSAQEDWMSVARFVVATFRADAARAGASGEISQLVDELCRTSEVFARLWQSSDVTGHGDGLKRLRHPELGLIELEFSTFAVEGRPDLTMMVYNPTSEALATDIAALIDQTRRATAA
- a CDS encoding isochorismatase family protein; the protein is MPLTALDPNTALIVVDLQKGIVDLPFMHPIDGVVARSRALINAFRERGLPVVLVNVAGVAPGRTERPRHSGSFPAGWTDFIPELDRQPGDIVVTKRTWGAFANTDLESRLKALGVTQVVIAGVATGTGVEATARQAYEHGFHVTLALDAMTDARPEAHDYSVGTVFPKLGETGTTQGVIDLLARAST
- a CDS encoding SDR family oxidoreductase, coding for MRIFVTGATGFIGSRVVPELLAAGHEVIGMTRSEDGAASLHAAGAEPHRATLEDLPSIQAGAEDADAVLHAAFDHDFSNFVANCEKDRRVIESLGAVLKGSQRPLLITSGTGMGQAAPGQPATEDVFNPDHPNPRRLTEIAGQALLDDGVNVSVVRLPQVHDTVRQGLITPFIELSRQKGRVGYIGEGRNRWPAAPVDDVARLYRLALEKAEPGARHHAVAEEGVEIRDIARVVGAGLGLPVVSLSEEEARDHFGWMGIFAGVDMPASSALTRRRLGWTPNGPTLLSDLERMDYGS
- a CDS encoding YciI family protein: MVFVLATPESEAGAPPAPEMFEAMDRYNDELVEAGVMVAAAGLKPSVNGKRVAFDGASRTVIDGPFAETRELVAGFWIWNVKDMDEAVAWAKRCPNPMPGPSKIEIRPYFEYEDLAEFLPAGSTPHDGERGKLGVA
- a CDS encoding 2'-5' RNA ligase family protein; translated protein: MRIDAIAKALLGETGVSGKRIAPDRLHITLELVGHDVDDATVESACRAADTIRMPAIEARFDAIMTFSAPSGPCVLLGGEGLDDVRALRTDLAMAMADRGFSPSRAYEPHMTLCYDPRHRLPRTPIEPVRFAATEFALVKSYIGLSRHEVLRTWRLGSPKR